The Shewanella zhangzhouensis genome has a window encoding:
- a CDS encoding class I SAM-dependent methyltransferase, with translation MFPIQIAPNDPRLTQICARWDLMPNDDAEFSLLFEEDVLTLKKRDEPKLGGIMVDFVSGAVAHRRKFGGGRGQAIAKAVGLKAGATPTVVDGTAGLGRDAFVLASLGCRVLLIERHPVVAALLEDGLRRAYLDGEIGPWMQQRMQLVHGSSLEALDNLEDKPDVVYLDPMYPHREKSALVKKEMRVFQSLVGADTDADGLLAPALRLAQKRVVVKRPDYAEDLDGIKPSTRIETKKNRFDVYVKAAMG, from the coding sequence TTGTTTCCCATCCAGATAGCGCCAAACGATCCACGTCTTACACAAATTTGTGCCCGTTGGGACCTGATGCCCAATGACGATGCCGAATTTTCCCTGCTGTTTGAGGAAGACGTACTCACGCTGAAAAAGCGTGACGAACCCAAGCTCGGCGGCATCATGGTGGACTTTGTGTCTGGCGCCGTTGCCCACAGACGCAAGTTCGGTGGCGGCCGTGGCCAGGCCATTGCCAAGGCAGTGGGCCTAAAGGCCGGGGCAACGCCAACTGTGGTGGACGGCACCGCGGGCCTTGGGCGGGATGCTTTTGTGCTGGCGAGTCTTGGCTGCCGGGTACTACTGATAGAACGCCATCCAGTGGTAGCGGCCTTGCTTGAAGACGGCCTGCGCCGTGCTTATCTCGATGGTGAAATTGGACCCTGGATGCAGCAGCGAATGCAACTGGTGCATGGCTCCAGTCTTGAAGCACTGGACAATCTCGAAGACAAACCCGACGTGGTGTACCTGGACCCCATGTATCCACACAGGGAAAAATCCGCACTGGTGAAAAAGGAGATGCGGGTATTCCAGTCGCTGGTTGGTGCCGACACAGATGCCGATGGTCTGCTTGCTCCGGCGCTGAGGCTGGCGCAAAAACGGGTGGTGGTAAAGCGGCCCGACTATGCCGAAGATCTCGATGGCATCAAACCCAGCACCCGCATCGAGACCAAGAAAAACCGCTTCGACGTGTATGTCAAAGCGGCCATGGGCTGA
- a CDS encoding YaiI/YqxD family protein, with product MQIWVDADACPSVIKEVLFRAAERRQITVTLVANQSVRVPPSPFIKSIRVESGFDVADNEIVKRVSKGELVITADIPLADEVIAKGALALNPRGELYTAENVKARLNMRDFMETLRASGIQSGGPAPLSQADRQAFANQLDRWLAKLPK from the coding sequence GTGCAAATTTGGGTCGATGCCGATGCCTGCCCATCGGTGATTAAAGAGGTGCTTTTTCGTGCCGCCGAGCGGCGACAAATCACAGTGACCCTGGTGGCAAACCAGAGTGTGCGTGTGCCGCCATCACCTTTTATCAAGTCGATTAGGGTGGAGTCGGGGTTCGATGTGGCCGACAACGAAATCGTCAAACGCGTCAGCAAAGGTGAGCTGGTGATCACCGCCGATATTCCGCTGGCGGATGAAGTGATTGCCAAGGGTGCGCTGGCCCTCAACCCCCGTGGCGAGCTTTATACCGCTGAAAACGTCAAGGCCCGGCTGAATATGCGTGATTTTATGGAAACCCTGCGTGCCAGCGGGATCCAGAGTGGTGGCCCTGCGCCCCTGTCACAGGCCGACCGCCAGGCATTTGCCAACCAGTTGGATCGCTGGCTCGCCAAGCTGCCCAAGTAA
- a CDS encoding MarR family winged helix-turn-helix transcriptional regulator: MDAVDKILAQWAKEKPDMDTLSMGVMGRLARLTKHLEQEIALCHKAYGLKPGEFDVLATLRRSGAPYRLTPSDLLSAMMLTSGAMTNRLDRLEAKGFIAREHCQKDRRSVEVCLTPKGISTLAQVLSRHVETQNRVLSKLSRDEQLLLSRLLKDWLAHFE; this comes from the coding sequence ATGGACGCCGTAGATAAAATTTTGGCGCAGTGGGCAAAAGAGAAACCCGACATGGATACCCTTTCCATGGGTGTCATGGGTCGTCTGGCAAGACTCACCAAACATCTGGAGCAGGAAATCGCGCTTTGCCATAAGGCCTATGGTCTCAAACCCGGCGAGTTTGATGTACTCGCCACCCTGAGACGAAGCGGTGCTCCCTATCGGCTCACACCGTCGGATTTGCTGTCTGCCATGATGCTCACATCCGGTGCCATGACCAACCGACTCGACCGCTTGGAAGCGAAGGGGTTTATTGCCCGGGAGCACTGCCAGAAAGACAGACGCAGTGTCGAAGTTTGTCTGACTCCCAAGGGAATTTCAACCCTGGCGCAGGTACTCTCGCGTCATGTCGAGACGCAAAATCGGGTACTGTCCAAGTTGAGCCGGGATGAGCAACTGCTCCTCAGCCGGCTATTGAAAGATTGGCTTGCTCATTTTGAGTAA
- a CDS encoding LemA family protein, with translation MEGLLIGLVLVLIVAYLWYVSLIKKRNTAREALAGIDVQLKKRADLVPNILTIAQKFMDHEKSLLTEITALRTQLTAGYDKNDADAVRQHLAQADALNSKMGQLMVTVENYPELKSDQTMVQAMQTYNEVEAHISAARRFYNSAVSELNTAVEIFPGSLIASMASVKAMPFFEAQEADRAPVNASDYLK, from the coding sequence ATGGAAGGATTATTAATAGGTCTGGTTTTAGTCTTGATAGTGGCCTACCTCTGGTATGTCAGCCTGATCAAGAAGCGCAATACTGCCCGTGAGGCATTGGCGGGTATCGATGTGCAGCTTAAAAAGCGTGCCGATCTGGTCCCCAATATTCTGACCATTGCGCAGAAATTTATGGATCACGAAAAGTCGCTGCTGACCGAGATCACCGCGCTGCGCACTCAACTCACCGCCGGTTACGACAAAAATGATGCCGATGCTGTGCGCCAGCACCTGGCACAGGCCGATGCGCTCAACAGCAAGATGGGTCAGCTGATGGTGACGGTTGAAAACTACCCAGAGCTGAAAAGCGACCAGACCATGGTGCAAGCCATGCAAACCTACAACGAAGTGGAAGCCCACATCAGTGCCGCCCGCCGTTTTTACAACTCGGCCGTGTCGGAACTTAACACCGCAGTGGAAATTTTCCCCGGCTCGCTGATTGCCAGCATGGCATCGGTTAAGGCCATGCCGTTTTTTGAAGCTCAGGAAGCCGACAGGGCACCGGTAAACGCCAGCGACTACCTGAAGTAA
- a CDS encoding 23S rRNA (adenine(2030)-N(6))-methyltransferase RlmJ, protein MLSYRHGFHAGNYADVLKHAILLQVIDLMQKKDKPFVYIDTHSGAGGYSLMDEFAQKTGEYKEGIARLWDKTDLPASLKHYVEAVRHFNEGNENPTEDLTWYPGSPAFVDMHLRENDRMVLHELHGTDFELLNEYFEGARQVQVSKWDGLSGLLASVPPLERRGVVLVDPSFEIKTDYEAVADAIIKAHRKFATGVYMLWYPVVNRAQTEAMLSKLKDSGIRRQLRIEQGIKPDSDEFGMTAAGLWVINPPWQLDTIATEMLDYLQPVLNVDGGYVKVEWEVGE, encoded by the coding sequence ATGTTGAGTTATCGCCATGGCTTTCATGCCGGCAACTATGCGGATGTGCTCAAGCACGCCATTTTGCTGCAAGTTATCGATTTAATGCAGAAAAAGGATAAGCCTTTTGTGTACATAGACACCCATTCCGGGGCGGGTGGCTATAGTCTGATGGATGAATTCGCCCAAAAGACCGGCGAATACAAAGAGGGTATCGCCCGCCTGTGGGATAAAACCGATTTGCCTGCGTCGCTCAAACACTATGTTGAGGCAGTGCGCCACTTCAATGAAGGCAACGAGAATCCCACCGAAGATTTGACCTGGTATCCGGGTTCGCCAGCGTTTGTGGATATGCACCTTCGGGAAAACGACCGCATGGTATTGCACGAGCTGCACGGTACCGACTTTGAACTCCTGAATGAATACTTTGAAGGTGCCCGTCAGGTACAGGTCAGTAAGTGGGATGGCTTAAGCGGTCTGCTGGCCAGCGTGCCGCCGCTGGAGCGTCGTGGTGTAGTGTTGGTAGACCCGAGTTTTGAAATCAAGACCGACTACGAGGCCGTGGCCGATGCCATCATCAAGGCCCATCGCAAGTTTGCCACCGGGGTATATATGCTTTGGTATCCGGTGGTAAACCGGGCGCAAACCGAAGCCATGCTCTCAAAGCTGAAAGACAGCGGCATTCGCAGGCAGCTTCGGATTGAGCAGGGCATCAAGCCCGACTCAGACGAGTTCGGCATGACGGCAGCGGGCCTTTGGGTGATTAACCCACCCTGGCAACTGGATACCATAGCCACAGAGATGCTGGACTATTTGCAGCCGGTGCTGAATGTGGATGGCGGCTATGTCAAGGTCGAGTGGGAAGTGGGCGAGTAA
- a CDS encoding DUF6482 family protein, translating to MTIRFSSLKVLPCIDKACIHSLDMSLYQLSVVIDGAELYVTDEEDRMLRSLNLCQMQALLEGLPVRQTVLRQESAYDEMVGQAVRHCDNAMEIPLRVA from the coding sequence ATGACAATTCGCTTTTCAAGCCTGAAAGTTCTGCCTTGCATCGATAAGGCCTGCATTCACTCGCTGGACATGTCCCTTTACCAGCTGTCTGTGGTGATAGACGGCGCTGAACTGTATGTCACCGATGAAGAGGATCGCATGCTCAGGAGTTTGAATCTGTGCCAGATGCAGGCGCTGCTTGAGGGCTTGCCGGTTCGCCAGACTGTACTGCGTCAGGAGAGTGCATACGATGAAATGGTGGGGCAGGCAGTGCGACACTGTGACAATGCCATGGAAATTCCGCTGCGCGTTGCCTGA
- a CDS encoding DUF3137 domain-containing protein, with the protein MNMLSFLFGAPIRAQRAATGLKAHKDDLPRLQAYYDAEIAPLSRKFENQRIRALKQARQRIYLGLGVFLALLIACLPLIKPGAQFVPFSWIAAVGIAFLIWRWASSPMRQYTGAVQSEIYPRIFRFFGPDFVFAKGQDMGLRMFKEAKILPSYDKARFDDCVLGSYLGVSIGINEVHLLREERDKDKSRDVTVFRGLFISLSSHKAFRGHTVAIRSRGSLTNFFSDSHGGLERVHLEDPQFEKMFDVFSTDQIEARVLLTTAFMERLMALAQFFSSRIQCAFHRDRLLITIESSQNRFEQSSIFSAATFEDEFGRIHGEMKQLFAIIELLKLNEYTGL; encoded by the coding sequence ATGAACATGCTGTCATTTCTGTTCGGTGCGCCCATCAGGGCGCAGCGGGCAGCCACAGGGCTCAAGGCACACAAAGACGACCTACCCCGTCTGCAGGCCTATTACGATGCCGAAATCGCCCCCCTCAGCCGTAAATTTGAAAACCAACGCATCAGGGCACTGAAGCAAGCACGGCAACGCATCTATCTTGGGCTGGGTGTGTTTCTCGCTCTGCTTATCGCCTGTCTGCCGCTGATAAAACCCGGCGCCCAGTTTGTGCCCTTCAGCTGGATTGCGGCCGTGGGCATCGCCTTTTTAATCTGGCGCTGGGCCAGCTCGCCGATGCGCCAATATACCGGGGCGGTGCAAAGCGAAATTTACCCGCGGATTTTCCGGTTTTTCGGCCCTGACTTTGTGTTTGCCAAAGGGCAGGACATGGGGCTCCGTATGTTTAAAGAGGCAAAAATTTTGCCCTCTTATGACAAGGCGCGTTTCGATGACTGTGTGCTTGGTAGCTATCTTGGGGTCAGCATCGGCATCAACGAAGTACATTTGCTGCGGGAAGAAAGGGACAAGGATAAAAGCCGTGATGTGACTGTCTTTCGGGGCTTATTTATTTCACTCTCCAGTCACAAAGCCTTCAGAGGCCATACTGTGGCCATTCGCTCTCGGGGATCCCTGACCAACTTTTTCTCTGACAGCCATGGCGGGCTGGAACGGGTGCATCTGGAAGATCCGCAGTTTGAAAAAATGTTCGATGTGTTTTCAACGGATCAGATTGAAGCAAGGGTGCTGTTAACCACCGCCTTTATGGAACGACTCATGGCGCTGGCGCAGTTTTTCTCCAGCCGGATCCAATGTGCATTCCACCGCGACCGCCTGCTTATCACCATAGAGAGCAGCCAAAATCGCTTCGAGCAGTCGTCGATTTTCAGCGCCGCCACCTTTGAAGACGAATTCGGCCGGATCCACGGCGAAATGAAGCAACTCTTTGCTATCATAGAATTACTTAAGCTTAACGAGTACACAGGTCTCTAA
- a CDS encoding S8 family peptidase, with amino-acid sequence MQIKTRVSLAVAIALASAGSLAADNHKAMQGLKNGRAHVADELIVQYRADSNDSQKELALARVQANHIETLGKNQRGELRLVSLPVGKDMAAAMRELAADPNVEFVEPNWIYQHADAANDTYYTNGSLWGMYGDATNPANGWGSHAGEQWNAGNTDCSDVVVGIIDEGYMYEHEDLADNAFQNPGEIPGDGIDNDGNGYVDDVYGWDFDGNDNSVFDGTIDDHGTHVAGTIGAVGGNGKGVAGVCWNVKLMSGKFLGRRGGTTANAVKAVDYFTDMKQRHGLNLVATSNSWGGGGYSQALEDAIGRANDAGILFIAAAGNDSYNCDSGSNCYPAEYPNDNIIAVASITSSGAMSSFSSYGATTVDICAPGSGIYSTVPKSSKGQVISGYASYNGTSMATPHVSGAAALYKALHPSASHMDVKDALLNGATPTGSCQGKVSSNGRLDVSSF; translated from the coding sequence ATGCAGATTAAGACTCGCGTTTCTCTTGCCGTTGCCATTGCACTGGCCAGCGCCGGCTCCCTGGCTGCCGACAATCACAAAGCGATGCAAGGGCTCAAAAATGGTCGCGCCCACGTTGCCGATGAGTTGATTGTCCAATACCGCGCCGACTCCAACGACAGCCAAAAAGAACTCGCCCTGGCCAGAGTTCAGGCCAACCACATTGAAACCCTCGGCAAAAATCAGCGCGGCGAACTTCGCCTCGTCAGCCTGCCCGTTGGCAAGGACATGGCAGCAGCCATGCGCGAACTGGCCGCCGATCCCAACGTGGAATTTGTTGAACCCAACTGGATTTACCAGCACGCCGACGCGGCCAATGACACCTACTACACCAATGGCTCGCTCTGGGGCATGTACGGTGACGCCACCAACCCGGCCAATGGCTGGGGTTCACACGCGGGTGAGCAATGGAATGCCGGTAACACAGATTGCAGCGATGTGGTCGTTGGGATTATCGACGAAGGCTACATGTACGAGCACGAAGATCTGGCAGACAACGCGTTCCAAAATCCCGGCGAAATCCCAGGCGACGGCATAGACAACGATGGCAATGGCTATGTGGATGACGTTTATGGCTGGGACTTTGATGGCAACGATAACTCGGTGTTTGATGGCACCATAGATGATCACGGCACCCACGTGGCCGGTACCATAGGCGCTGTCGGCGGTAATGGTAAAGGCGTGGCGGGGGTTTGCTGGAACGTGAAGCTGATGAGCGGCAAGTTCCTGGGTCGCCGAGGCGGTACCACGGCCAATGCCGTTAAGGCGGTGGACTACTTCACCGATATGAAACAGCGCCATGGGCTCAATCTGGTCGCTACCAGCAACAGCTGGGGTGGCGGTGGTTACTCTCAGGCGTTGGAAGATGCCATTGGCCGTGCCAATGATGCAGGTATCCTCTTCATCGCCGCGGCCGGTAACGACAGCTACAACTGCGACTCGGGCTCAAACTGCTATCCAGCCGAATACCCAAATGACAACATCATTGCTGTGGCCTCCATCACCAGCAGCGGTGCCATGAGTTCCTTCTCCAGCTATGGTGCCACCACTGTGGATATCTGTGCTCCGGGCTCCGGCATTTACTCAACCGTGCCCAAGAGCAGCAAGGGTCAGGTGATTTCAGGCTACGCCAGCTACAACGGTACCTCCATGGCTACACCTCATGTATCGGGCGCTGCCGCACTCTACAAAGCCCTGCACCCCAGTGCCAGCCACATGGACGTGAAGGATGCTCTGCTTAACGGTGCCACACCCACGGGTTCCTGCCAGGGTAAAGTCTCCAGCAATGGTCGACTCGATGTCAGCAGTTTTTAA
- a CDS encoding DMT family transporter → MNIILALLTAALWGTTYGVTQYTLPDWPPLLLGAIRALPAGVILWCFRPKFPVRDHGLALLKLGAVNIALFFSLIFVMAHTLPSAISGVGMVSVPLFAMIFQFLVLKHKPTGPQILAGVLLLVLGLMLFNPASLTLNPVGLAAMFAAISCIILGSRMTQTLSGRLHWWDVLVWQLILGGALLALVSIGQWLIAPSGFVAVADGISGREFAGIAWIVLFNTVLAYGLYVFLMQRMSIVDFTFGGIANPITGIALGVLLIGEQYSHTQYMLMAGMIVSSLLPSLWQRFKRPAN, encoded by the coding sequence ATGAATATAATTTTAGCCCTATTGACTGCGGCCCTGTGGGGAACCACTTATGGGGTGACGCAATACACTTTACCCGACTGGCCGCCCCTGCTTTTGGGGGCAATTCGCGCTCTGCCAGCGGGGGTAATTCTCTGGTGTTTTCGCCCTAAGTTTCCCGTCCGTGATCATGGGTTGGCGCTGCTGAAATTAGGGGCTGTGAACATAGCACTCTTCTTCAGTTTGATTTTTGTCATGGCCCATACCTTGCCATCGGCTATCTCGGGTGTGGGCATGGTGTCCGTTCCCCTGTTTGCGATGATCTTCCAGTTTCTGGTGCTAAAGCATAAGCCTACAGGGCCACAGATATTGGCTGGCGTCTTGTTGTTGGTTTTGGGATTAATGCTCTTTAACCCCGCCAGCTTGACACTGAATCCCGTAGGACTTGCCGCCATGTTTGCCGCAATAAGTTGCATCATTTTGGGTAGTCGTATGACTCAAACCCTGAGTGGCAGGCTACATTGGTGGGATGTGCTGGTGTGGCAATTGATTCTGGGTGGCGCCCTGTTGGCGTTGGTCAGTATCGGTCAGTGGCTAATTGCACCAAGTGGATTTGTGGCTGTGGCAGATGGTATCAGTGGCCGAGAGTTTGCCGGCATCGCCTGGATTGTGCTCTTCAACACTGTGCTTGCTTATGGTCTGTATGTGTTTTTGATGCAGCGGATGAGTATTGTCGACTTTACCTTTGGTGGCATTGCCAACCCCATCACGGGTATTGCCCTGGGTGTGCTGCTGATTGGTGAGCAATACAGCCACACCCAGTACATGCTGATGGCCGGAATGATAGTGTCTTCACTGTTACCCAGTCTGTGGCAGCGCTTTAAACGGCCTGCTAACTGA
- a CDS encoding AbgT family transporter encodes MSTNSREATASETPEDIAKSGWFVRFLNLVERLGNLLPHPITLFAMFCVAVVLLSGILGYFELSVTDPRPEGASGRNADGIISVVSLMNAEGLRLIVSNLVTNFTGFTPLGTVLVALLGVGIAERSGLLSAAMRALVIGRSRRLVTVTIVFAGIVSNTASELGYVVLIPMAAMIFHSLGRHPLAGLAAAFAGVSGGYSANLLLGTIDPLLSGITEAAARMIDPEYVVGPEVNWYFMFASTFVVSFMGAWVTEKIVEPKLGKYDPSEASIDLDGQAMEQVTDIERRGLKMAGLAVLVLGVILALTVVPEGAPLRHPDTGLVAGSPFLKGIVVFIFVCFAIPGLVYGKVVGTMKKDTDVINAMSHSMGTMGMYIVLVFFASQFVAFFKWTNLGAVLAVMGADALSAIGLTGPLLFLLFIAMCGFINLMLGSASAQWAVTAPIFVPMLMLVGYAPETIQAAYRIGDSVTNLITPMMSYFGLILAVACRYKKDMGIGTLVATMLPYTLVFFVGWTSFFFLWVFGFGLPVGPGAATYYIP; translated from the coding sequence ATGAGCACCAACTCCCGGGAGGCGACCGCCTCTGAAACACCGGAAGACATCGCCAAAAGCGGCTGGTTTGTCCGGTTTTTGAATCTGGTGGAGCGTCTGGGGAATCTCTTGCCCCATCCCATCACCCTGTTTGCCATGTTCTGTGTTGCTGTGGTGCTGCTGTCAGGGATCCTGGGCTATTTCGAGCTCTCGGTGACCGACCCCCGTCCCGAAGGCGCCTCCGGTCGCAATGCAGATGGGATCATTTCGGTCGTCAGCCTGATGAATGCCGAAGGTCTGCGCCTCATAGTCTCCAACCTGGTGACCAATTTCACCGGCTTCACACCCCTGGGCACTGTGCTGGTTGCCCTGCTTGGGGTGGGCATTGCCGAGCGTTCCGGCCTGCTCAGCGCCGCGATGCGCGCACTGGTTATAGGCCGCTCCCGCCGCCTGGTGACTGTCACCATCGTTTTTGCCGGCATCGTATCAAACACGGCCTCCGAGCTTGGCTATGTGGTGCTTATCCCCATGGCGGCAATGATTTTTCACTCCCTCGGAAGGCACCCTCTCGCCGGTTTGGCAGCCGCTTTTGCCGGGGTGTCGGGGGGGTACAGTGCCAACTTGTTGTTGGGCACCATAGACCCCTTGCTGTCGGGCATCACCGAAGCCGCCGCCCGTATGATTGACCCCGAGTATGTGGTTGGCCCCGAGGTGAACTGGTACTTCATGTTTGCCTCTACCTTTGTCGTGTCCTTTATGGGCGCCTGGGTGACCGAAAAAATTGTCGAGCCCAAGTTGGGTAAGTACGACCCCAGTGAAGCCTCCATCGATCTCGATGGTCAGGCCATGGAGCAGGTCACCGACATCGAGCGCCGTGGCTTGAAAATGGCGGGATTGGCTGTCCTTGTTCTGGGCGTCATTCTGGCCTTGACCGTGGTCCCTGAAGGTGCGCCGCTTCGTCATCCGGATACCGGCCTGGTGGCCGGCTCACCCTTCCTTAAGGGCATAGTGGTGTTTATCTTTGTCTGCTTTGCCATTCCCGGTCTGGTGTATGGCAAGGTGGTTGGCACCATGAAAAAAGACACTGATGTGATCAACGCCATGAGCCACAGTATGGGCACCATGGGGATGTACATAGTGCTGGTGTTCTTCGCGTCTCAGTTTGTGGCCTTTTTCAAGTGGACCAATCTCGGTGCCGTGCTGGCGGTAATGGGCGCAGATGCCCTGAGTGCCATTGGCCTCACCGGCCCTTTGCTGTTTTTGCTGTTTATCGCCATGTGCGGCTTTATCAACCTGATGCTGGGCTCGGCCTCTGCCCAATGGGCGGTCACGGCGCCGATTTTTGTGCCCATGTTGATGTTGGTGGGTTATGCCCCCGAGACCATTCAGGCGGCGTACCGGATTGGCGACTCGGTCACCAACCTTATTACCCCCATGATGAGTTACTTCGGCCTTATCCTGGCGGTGGCCTGCCGTTACAAGAAGGACATGGGCATAGGTACCCTGGTGGCCACCATGCTGCCTTATACCCTGGTGTTCTTTGTCGGCTGGACCAGCTTCTTCTTCCTGTGGGTGTTCGGCTTTGGCTTACCGGTGGGGCCGGGCGCCGCCACCTACTACATCCCGTAA
- a CDS encoding DUF3137 domain-containing protein produces the protein MATSDFNIPFEHRKPFSKHYQQFIWPLCKKLEARRGPIVARQQARMAEIRPVTRLFWPMILLSFGSSVLGFFGVLPSPWIFIGFGLAFVIMLGMAALAWWAGNELSNFMDEGMDRLYPRVLAYFGNDFVLKWGKEATGQHRAYEDFGIFPKHDKSSCFSHLKGSHHGVPFEFFNVGFYEKKNNDKYELEFKGVLLAFTLKKAFRGTTRVVRDGGFWLRLGQRGLDRVKLEDPRFEANFEVFASDQVEARYLLNPGMMERFIELDSHFGHGLEACFKDNKLLIRVPTSRDFFTHDQDHEKPIDFKDPIEAIFADLGFIFGIADELAIARHTGL, from the coding sequence ATGGCCACCTCAGACTTTAATATTCCATTCGAGCATCGAAAGCCATTTTCCAAACACTATCAGCAATTTATCTGGCCGTTGTGTAAAAAGTTGGAGGCAAGGCGCGGGCCCATTGTGGCCCGTCAGCAGGCGCGGATGGCGGAAATCAGACCCGTCACCCGGTTATTCTGGCCGATGATTTTGCTGTCGTTTGGCAGCAGTGTCCTGGGGTTTTTTGGCGTTCTGCCATCACCGTGGATTTTCATCGGCTTTGGTTTGGCCTTTGTCATTATGCTTGGCATGGCCGCGCTGGCCTGGTGGGCGGGCAACGAACTGTCCAATTTTATGGATGAAGGCATGGACAGGCTTTATCCCAGGGTACTGGCGTATTTTGGCAATGACTTTGTCCTCAAGTGGGGCAAGGAGGCTACCGGCCAGCACAGAGCCTATGAAGATTTCGGCATTTTCCCCAAGCACGATAAATCGAGCTGCTTCAGCCACCTGAAGGGCAGCCACCACGGGGTGCCGTTCGAGTTCTTCAATGTGGGTTTTTACGAAAAGAAAAACAACGATAAGTACGAGCTGGAATTCAAAGGTGTATTGCTGGCTTTTACCCTGAAAAAAGCCTTCAGGGGCACCACCCGGGTGGTGCGCGATGGCGGCTTCTGGCTCCGCCTGGGGCAGCGGGGGCTCGACAGGGTGAAGCTGGAAGATCCCCGCTTTGAGGCGAATTTTGAGGTATTTGCCTCGGATCAGGTGGAAGCCCGTTATCTGCTGAACCCCGGCATGATGGAGCGCTTCATCGAGCTCGACAGCCACTTTGGCCATGGGCTTGAGGCCTGTTTTAAAGACAACAAGCTGCTTATCCGTGTGCCCACCTCGCGGGATTTTTTTACCCACGACCAGGACCATGAAAAGCCCATCGATTTTAAAGATCCCATTGAAGCGATCTTTGCCGATCTCGGCTTTATTTTTGGTATTGCCGACGAGTTGGCGATTGCGCGCCATACGGGGCTGTAA
- a CDS encoding lytic transglycosylase domain-containing protein: MSFRWSLFSLLLFVLTGTSAGASDTSSSSAEKPRITARYSENGTSTQTKVYQYVQPNGTVAFSDKAPSSGKYEILLFDCYACNPKSKVNWRTIRLNRSYEKDILLAAKTYSLEPALIRAVIHAESNFNPKAISRTGAVGLMQLMPGTAKDMGVRNSFLPQDNILGGSRYLSLMLDRFQGDLNHALAAYNAGPTRVEEYSGIPPYPETKAYIERVNILLQRYRNLRT, translated from the coding sequence ATGTCATTTCGCTGGTCGCTGTTTTCCCTGCTTTTATTTGTTCTCACCGGCACCAGCGCCGGTGCTTCTGATACATCGTCATCCAGCGCCGAGAAACCCCGCATTACCGCGCGCTACTCCGAAAATGGCACCAGCACCCAAACCAAGGTGTATCAGTATGTCCAGCCCAATGGCACAGTGGCATTCAGCGACAAGGCGCCATCCAGCGGCAAGTATGAAATCCTGCTGTTTGACTGTTATGCCTGTAATCCCAAGTCCAAGGTTAATTGGCGTACCATCCGCTTGAACCGCAGCTACGAGAAAGACATTTTACTGGCTGCCAAAACCTACTCGCTGGAGCCGGCGCTGATAAGAGCGGTGATCCATGCCGAGTCCAACTTTAATCCCAAGGCGATTTCCCGCACCGGCGCCGTGGGCTTGATGCAACTGATGCCGGGAACGGCCAAGGATATGGGCGTGCGTAACTCTTTCCTGCCCCAGGACAATATCCTGGGTGGCAGTCGTTACCTGTCGCTGATGCTGGACCGATTCCAGGGTGATTTAAATCATGCACTTGCCGCCTACAATGCCGGTCCGACCCGGGTTGAGGAATACAGTGGTATACCCCCTTATCCCGAGACCAAGGCCTACATAGAGCGGGTCAATATCCTCCTGCAGCGCTATCGCAATTTGCGCACTTAA